A DNA window from Zingiber officinale cultivar Zhangliang chromosome 3A, Zo_v1.1, whole genome shotgun sequence contains the following coding sequences:
- the LOC122050339 gene encoding uncharacterized protein LOC122050339, giving the protein MDKRRRCGAERLLASPAGFVGSSAGLPDLSEDDVWPNFFDAHSASDIDDDDLWQPTDLTGDRRWTGRHVGGLSLAFEEPYRGPTARARREKRIAVAASAPMDVPAWPRHLCSLSGGPPPDPEVEDAAGTERLPPHEYLARAHGRSAATASVLEGAGRTLKGRDMSRVRDAVWSQTGFFG; this is encoded by the coding sequence ATGGATAAGCGGCGCCGCTGCGGTGCGGAGCGGCTCCTCGCGTCGCCTGCCGGATTCGTGGGCAGCAGCGCCGGTCTCCCCGACCTATCCGAGGACGACGTCTGGCCCAACTTCTTCGACGCGCACTCCGCGTCCGATATCGACGACGACGATCTCTGGCAGCCGACGGACCTCACCGGAGACCGCCGGTGGACGGGCCGGCACGTCGGCGGGCTCTCCCTCGCCTTCGAGGAACCCTATCGTGGGCCCACCGCCCGGGCGCGGCGGGAGAAACGGATCGCTGTGGCGGCATCGGCGCCGATGGACGTGCCGGCCTGGCCGAGGCATCTCTGCTCCTTATCGGGTGGGCCGCCTCCCGATCCGGAAGTGGAGGATGCGGCGGGGACGGAGCGGCTCCCCCCGCACGAGTACTTGGCTCGGGCGCACGGGAGGAGCGCGGCGACGGCGTCGGTGTTGGAGGGCGCCGGGAGGACTCTCAAAGGCCGCGACATGAGCCGAGTTCGCGACGCGGTCTGGAGTCAGACCGGGTTCTTCGGCTGA
- the LOC122053657 gene encoding homeobox-leucine zipper protein ROC2-like: protein MYKPIVNSGLVFGAKRWLETLSKQCERMASLMASNSTAPIVGDDAVATKNILKLSDRMVVCFFSGVSGSVLHQWADRRNVGMNDVKIRGRKNNGDPGRPTGIVLSASTSIWLPIPPKRIFDFLRDVPSRNQWDVLLHGSMLRETASIDNGQDEKGNCISIFSVGMPEEGRKTMMLQEICFGPICSFVIYTPIDSVIINAVIGGADPNFVALLPSGFVIHPDGPSGFGDDEAKPGGSILTVAFQISMHSRPNSKISAISIATVNNLLSCTCARIRAIALAQ from the exons ATGTACAAGCCCATCGTCAACTCTGGTCTGGTATTTGGAGCAAAGAGATGGCTGGAGACGCTGTCAAAGCAATGCGAGAGAATGGCTAGTCTCATGGCCAGCAATTCCACTGCTCCTATAGTAGGAGACGACGCCGTAGCGACCAAGAACATACTGAAGTTATCGGACAGGATGGTGGTGTGCTTTTTCAGCGGTGTGAGCGGCTCTGTGCTTCACCAGTGGGCAGATAGACGTAATGTGGGTATGAATGATGTGAAGATTAGAGGCAGGAAGAACAATGGCGATCCAGGGAGGCCTACTGGCATTGTTCTTAGTGCAAGCACTTCGATCTGGCTCCCAATCCCTCCAAAGAGAATTTTTGATTTCCTCCGCGATGTGCCCTCTCGTAACCAG TGGGACGTTCTGCTACATGGAAGCATGCTCCGTGAGACAGCCAGCATCGACAATGGCCAGGATGAAAAAGGAAACTGTATCTCCATATTCAGTGTTGGA ATGCCTGAGGAGGGGAGAAAGACGATGATGCTCCAAGAAATCTGCTTTGGCCCAATCTGCTCATTCGTGATTTATACTCCTATTGATTCTGTCATAATCAATGCTGTGATCGGTGGTGCAGACCCCAACTTTGTTGCATTGCTGCCTTCGGGGTTTGTCATCCACCCCGATGGGCCCTCTGGATTCGGGGACGATGAAGCTAAACCTGGAGGTTCTATTCTGACGGTGGCGTTTCAGATCTCAATGCACTCTCGTCCAAATTCTAAGATCTCTGCCATATCCATTGCAACAGTGAATAATCTTCTGTCTTGCACCTGTGCCAGAATAAGAGCCATTGCTTTGGCCCAGTAA